One region of Sphingomonas adhaesiva genomic DNA includes:
- a CDS encoding anti-phage dCTP deaminase, with amino-acid sequence MSDEFEASLFPELVVGIAGPIGIDIDEIAGTLDKALKGVGYSSSTIRITDEIASETTSIELPTSSDFYDKMVYKMDHASEVCRRRQSADTLMRIAIRAIRRERGLLAEAKSAQPGQQLLKADDEPEDQVQARHAFIIRQLKRPEEVNLLRKVYGKQFILVSAYGSIESRKAIIETKIRRSAPLNVADHDISHKADMLIDRDANENADAHGQHLRETFHLADVFIDGIQKSAMTQMSRRFVEALFGRNDVAPSKAEYGMYAAKAASFRSSDLSRQVGAAAFSPEGEIIAQGCNEVPKAFGGTYWDGESPDFRDVKLGHDPNDILKKEVIRDFLERLENSSLLSPNAKKFGDSASLVEALITKKSILPPMPGQGALVGAKINDLTEYGRVVHAEMSVVCDAARLGKPLKGATLYVTTFPCHNCTKHILGAGVARVVFMEPYPKSKAKELHENEVELEKESQDRVSFIPFLGISPEIYQNIFKKGKRKRDGYATAWYHGEPRPMIGPKYASYVQTEALEVFSLYSSLKKSSSTQSDALLDAITPDPAEQQGPSEGEDITQ; translated from the coding sequence TTGTCCGACGAATTTGAAGCAAGCCTGTTTCCCGAGTTGGTCGTTGGGATCGCCGGGCCGATCGGAATCGACATCGATGAGATCGCAGGCACATTGGACAAGGCGCTTAAAGGTGTGGGCTATAGCTCGTCCACCATACGGATTACTGACGAAATAGCATCCGAAACAACTTCCATTGAACTGCCAACTTCGTCCGATTTCTACGATAAAATGGTCTACAAAATGGATCATGCTAGCGAGGTTTGTCGCAGACGCCAGTCGGCTGATACCCTTATGAGGATTGCTATAAGAGCGATCCGGAGAGAGCGGGGATTGCTAGCTGAGGCGAAGTCGGCCCAGCCGGGCCAACAGCTTCTGAAAGCCGATGACGAACCTGAGGATCAAGTTCAAGCACGGCACGCGTTCATAATTCGACAGCTTAAGAGACCTGAAGAAGTCAACCTTCTACGGAAGGTTTACGGAAAGCAATTCATTCTCGTATCTGCATACGGATCAATCGAGAGCCGCAAGGCAATTATTGAGACAAAGATACGTCGTTCCGCACCGCTAAACGTAGCAGATCACGACATCAGCCACAAAGCCGATATGCTTATTGATCGAGATGCCAATGAGAATGCGGATGCGCATGGGCAGCATCTCCGTGAGACGTTTCATTTGGCTGACGTATTTATCGATGGCATTCAAAAATCTGCTATGACGCAAATGTCGAGGCGGTTTGTAGAGGCGTTGTTTGGTCGGAACGACGTCGCACCATCTAAGGCAGAGTATGGCATGTACGCCGCCAAGGCCGCTTCATTTAGGTCTTCCGACCTTTCGCGACAGGTGGGCGCAGCCGCATTCAGCCCCGAGGGCGAGATCATAGCACAGGGGTGCAATGAAGTACCAAAGGCGTTTGGCGGCACCTACTGGGATGGTGAAAGCCCGGATTTTCGGGATGTGAAGTTAGGGCATGACCCAAATGACATTCTGAAGAAAGAGGTTATCCGCGACTTTCTTGAGCGGCTTGAAAACTCATCTCTGTTATCACCGAATGCGAAGAAGTTTGGCGACTCAGCGAGCCTTGTCGAAGCGTTGATAACTAAGAAGTCTATTCTACCCCCAATGCCCGGCCAAGGGGCATTGGTGGGTGCAAAAATCAATGACTTGACAGAGTACGGGCGCGTGGTCCATGCAGAGATGAGCGTTGTCTGTGACGCCGCTAGGCTGGGCAAGCCTCTTAAGGGGGCCACGCTTTATGTTACCACCTTTCCGTGCCATAATTGCACCAAGCATATTTTAGGCGCAGGTGTCGCACGGGTCGTTTTCATGGAGCCTTATCCGAAGAGTAAGGCAAAAGAATTGCATGAGAACGAAGTGGAACTGGAGAAGGAAAGTCAAGATAGAGTAAGCTTTATACCATTCCTTGGAATATCCCCGGAGATATATCAAAACATTTTCAAAAAGGGGAAAAGAAAAAGGGATGGTTATGCAACGGCATGGTATCATGGCGAACCTAGACCGATGATAGGACCGAAATATGCTTCATATGTTCAGACAGAAGCGCTTGAGGTGTTTTCTCTATACAGCAGCTTGAAAAAGTCATCGAGCACCCAATCAGACGCATTATTGGATGCGATCACACCCGATCCAGCAGAACAACAAGGCCCAAGTGAGGGAGAAGATATAACGCAGTAG
- a CDS encoding helix-turn-helix transcriptional regulator has product MTESPFLTEAAAADYLGLAPATLARWRSVGAQGPAYRKFGGAVRYAKADLDAYVSAAEVRR; this is encoded by the coding sequence ATGACTGAATCACCCTTTTTGACCGAGGCCGCCGCCGCTGACTATCTCGGTCTTGCGCCTGCTACTCTAGCCCGCTGGCGTTCTGTTGGCGCACAAGGCCCTGCCTACCGGAAGTTCGGCGGCGCGGTGCGCTACGCCAAGGCCGATCTTGATGCCTATGTGAGCGCGGCGGAGGTGCGGCGATGA
- a CDS encoding sce7726 family protein → MNEGQVKTAVLTHVREATGRRRKPIVTAEFTLGSSGVRADLAVFAETSIGFEIKTAKDTLRRLPAQMAAYARYFDHAVAIVAPCHVPNVAPDALHGGSLWTYDEDGVLQPLVDGQVNVVADEALIDLMTQAERRRGDFRAAIAARYDATSRQFWAAVSRRSIRSADLPLLSRFAEGRMQARKLVEERMAYWVQWAEAQNSSLATIAA, encoded by the coding sequence ATGAACGAAGGACAGGTCAAGACTGCGGTACTGACGCACGTGCGGGAAGCCACTGGCCGCCGTCGGAAGCCGATCGTCACTGCGGAGTTTACGCTGGGTAGCAGCGGTGTGCGTGCGGACCTCGCAGTGTTTGCAGAGACCTCCATCGGGTTCGAGATCAAGACGGCCAAGGACACGTTGCGTCGCTTGCCAGCGCAGATGGCGGCATATGCCCGATACTTCGATCATGCTGTTGCGATCGTTGCGCCATGCCATGTGCCGAACGTCGCACCGGACGCGCTGCACGGCGGTTCGCTTTGGACGTATGATGAGGATGGCGTCCTGCAACCGCTGGTGGACGGACAGGTCAACGTGGTCGCTGACGAAGCGTTAATCGACCTGATGACGCAGGCCGAGCGGCGCAGGGGCGACTTCCGCGCCGCGATCGCGGCGCGGTACGACGCTACTAGCCGCCAGTTCTGGGCCGCTGTGTCCCGGCGGTCGATACGATCGGCAGACCTGCCGCTGTTGAGCCGTTTCGCAGAAGGCAGGATGCAAGCTCGCAAGCTTGTCGAAGAGCGCATGGCATACTGGGTACAATGGGCTGAGGCGCAGAACTCAAGCCTCGCCACCATCGCCGCATAA
- a CDS encoding beta family protein, with amino-acid sequence MPVEWSDVPYLPLLSIRPAEMRALEELPNTTKDRLLPIVHLRPWVGSHRLENATGRIAEAYGERRVVIAMGEREQPNERPVHAELATLRQPAHGFREWCSFFERNENYIPAMQFSPEVPEEEAQIARLFGLERGLVVIIERPAFGFMSVIARRVGERSDGGQDVCFVIDFGIASRDHLQVAAIATGYINTIREHAPAAFVALSASSFPDSFVGVSDQPIYERRLFDTMAGTDRLIYSDRGSARVERQTGGGGQPAPRIDYPLFDLWDFYRSDDLVGFPGYQQQAINVMAGANWNPALRVWGTQMIERTAAGDMSAIGSPQKATAARINLHLQLQTFYGAPDDAEDTDEDWSG; translated from the coding sequence GTGCCAGTTGAATGGAGTGACGTCCCCTATCTGCCATTGCTTTCGATCCGGCCAGCCGAAATGAGGGCGCTGGAGGAGCTACCAAACACGACCAAGGACCGACTTCTACCGATTGTTCATCTTCGGCCTTGGGTTGGCTCGCATCGACTAGAGAACGCAACAGGACGCATTGCAGAGGCATATGGTGAGCGTCGGGTCGTTATAGCGATGGGCGAGCGCGAGCAGCCCAATGAACGCCCCGTCCACGCTGAGCTAGCGACACTTCGTCAACCCGCCCACGGCTTCCGTGAATGGTGCAGCTTCTTCGAGCGAAACGAGAATTACATCCCCGCGATGCAGTTCTCGCCCGAGGTGCCAGAAGAAGAAGCTCAGATTGCAAGATTGTTCGGCTTGGAGCGCGGGCTTGTCGTCATCATCGAACGCCCAGCGTTCGGCTTCATGAGCGTTATCGCGCGACGCGTGGGAGAACGGTCAGACGGAGGTCAGGACGTTTGCTTCGTTATCGACTTCGGCATCGCCAGTCGTGACCACCTACAGGTCGCCGCAATCGCAACCGGCTATATCAACACGATACGGGAGCACGCACCCGCAGCTTTTGTGGCCCTCTCAGCGTCGTCGTTTCCAGACAGTTTTGTGGGCGTCAGCGATCAGCCGATCTACGAACGCCGCTTGTTCGACACGATGGCTGGCACCGACCGCTTGATCTACAGTGACCGGGGTAGCGCCCGCGTCGAACGGCAGACGGGTGGCGGGGGCCAGCCTGCGCCACGCATTGACTATCCGTTGTTCGATCTTTGGGACTTCTACCGCTCGGACGACCTCGTCGGCTTTCCCGGCTATCAGCAGCAAGCCATCAACGTCATGGCAGGGGCCAACTGGAATCCCGCACTGCGGGTCTGGGGGACGCAGATGATCGAGCGGACCGCCGCAGGTGACATGTCGGCGATCGGAAGCCCACAGAAAGCGACCGCCGCCCGGATCAACCTGCATCTGCAACTGCAAACGTTCTATGGTGCCCCCGACGACGCCGAGGACACCGACGAAGATTGGAGTGGCTAG
- a CDS encoding helix-turn-helix domain-containing protein: MNNDNEPRSGTPDGLGKLAYSVMEAAAVTGLGRTTLYALMRDGTLSSFTVGKRRLIATADLESMIAQARRAA; encoded by the coding sequence ATGAACAACGATAACGAACCTCGTAGCGGCACGCCGGATGGCCTTGGCAAGCTGGCCTACAGCGTAATGGAGGCCGCCGCCGTCACCGGCTTAGGCAGGACCACGTTGTATGCACTCATGCGCGACGGCACGCTTTCATCTTTCACCGTCGGAAAGCGCCGCCTGATTGCCACGGCAGACCTCGAAAGCATGATCGCGCAGGCACGCCGGGCGGCGTGA
- the dapB gene encoding 4-hydroxy-tetrahydrodipicolinate reductase: protein MTSIGIYGSNGRMGRAIATIAEAEGASIAGGVDAGGDPLPLAQGADVLVDFSTPAALEPHLAAAVAARTPIVIGTTGLLATHQALIEQAADEIAVLQTGNTSLGVTLLNILVREAAARLGADWDIEIAEMHHRHKVDAPSGTALLLGEAAAAGRGTRLAEVRVDSRAGLVGARSEGTIGFASLRGGSVVGDHMVVFAGEGERIEIGHRGEDRSIFARGAVKAALWLAGRAPGRYAMAEVLGL, encoded by the coding sequence ATGACCAGCATCGGCATCTACGGCAGCAACGGCCGCATGGGCCGCGCGATCGCGACCATTGCCGAGGCGGAGGGCGCGAGCATCGCCGGCGGCGTGGACGCGGGCGGCGATCCGCTGCCGCTGGCGCAGGGCGCGGACGTCCTGGTCGATTTCTCCACCCCCGCCGCGCTGGAGCCGCACCTCGCCGCGGCGGTCGCCGCCCGCACCCCGATCGTCATCGGCACCACCGGGCTGCTCGCGACGCATCAGGCGCTGATCGAGCAGGCCGCGGACGAAATCGCGGTGCTCCAGACCGGCAATACCTCGCTGGGCGTCACGCTCCTCAACATCCTGGTGCGCGAGGCCGCGGCGCGGCTCGGCGCCGACTGGGACATCGAGATCGCGGAGATGCACCACCGCCACAAGGTCGACGCGCCGTCGGGCACCGCGCTGCTGCTGGGCGAGGCGGCCGCCGCCGGGCGCGGCACGCGGCTGGCGGAGGTGCGCGTCGACAGCCGCGCGGGCCTGGTCGGCGCGCGCAGCGAGGGGACGATCGGCTTCGCGAGCTTGCGCGGCGGCTCGGTGGTGGGCGATCACATGGTCGTCTTCGCGGGCGAGGGCGAGCGGATCGAGATCGGCCACCGCGGCGAGGATCGCAGCATCTTCGCCCGCGGCGCGGTCAAGGCGGCGCTGTGGCTCGCCGGGCGCGCGCCGGGCCGCTACGCGATGGCCGAAGTGCTGGGGCTGTAG
- a CDS encoding response regulator transcription factor: MPAKILVVDDDAAIRRLLRTTLIRADYTVVEAEDAKGALRQAAVEHPGAILLDLGLPDRDGLAIIPQLRAHGDLVILVVSARDAVDEKVTALDLGADDFVTKPFDTEELLARLRVALRHRGSSETTQKIVRRGDLSIDLDRRIVCRHGEELHLTRKEHEVLGILARHIGRVVTHERILAACWGAEEDPRVEYLRIVIRNLRQKLESPGPVGSVIANELGVGYRLRSDL; this comes from the coding sequence ATGCCCGCCAAAATTCTCGTGGTCGATGACGATGCGGCGATCCGCCGCCTGTTGCGCACCACGCTGATCCGGGCGGACTATACCGTCGTCGAGGCCGAGGATGCCAAGGGCGCGCTTCGCCAGGCTGCGGTCGAACATCCCGGCGCGATCCTTCTCGACCTCGGCCTCCCCGACCGGGACGGCCTGGCCATCATCCCGCAGCTCCGCGCGCACGGCGACCTCGTCATCCTCGTGGTGTCGGCCAGGGACGCCGTCGACGAGAAGGTCACGGCGCTCGATCTCGGCGCCGACGATTTCGTGACCAAGCCGTTCGACACGGAAGAGCTGCTTGCCCGCCTGCGTGTCGCCTTACGTCATCGGGGATCGTCGGAGACGACGCAGAAGATCGTGCGCCGGGGCGATCTGAGCATCGATCTCGATCGGCGGATCGTCTGCCGCCATGGGGAGGAGCTCCACCTGACGCGCAAGGAGCACGAGGTACTGGGCATATTGGCACGCCACATCGGGCGCGTGGTGACCCACGAACGCATACTCGCCGCGTGCTGGGGGGCGGAAGAGGATCCACGTGTCGAATATCTGCGGATCGTCATCCGCAATCTGCGCCAGAAGCTGGAGTCGCCGGGCCCGGTCGGCAGCGTCATCGCCAACGAGCTCGGCGTCGGCTACCGGCTTCGATCCGACCTCTGA
- a CDS encoding tyrosine-type recombinase/integrase produces MAGRDLSRVKDREALRANANAEPYWQRLRPGCFVGYAPSAKGGDGAWFARAYDADTSRYQKKRLGAFPGVPGSAKFAAAKLEAERFAELTEAGGHTEEKIETVGDACRAYAADRPETAARFRRYVYDDPIAKRRLDKLRRKDLEEWRKRLADQPSLVSRNKDGERRTRDRALSTINRDIAVLRAALNRVLRPGLPGSAGAWQEALKAHSNADGRRTLYLDRAQRRSLLDHLDAEAAPFVKALCLLPMRPGAMAALDAGSFDKRTSELTIGKDKAGKARRIKVPVEAAKLLASQIAGKLPTAPLFMRANGSRWNKDNWKQPIGKAVAAAGLPSNATAYTLRHSTITDLVSAGLPLLTIAQISGTSAEMIERHYGHLASDAALNALSGLAL; encoded by the coding sequence ATGGCAGGACGCGACCTAAGTCGGGTCAAGGATCGAGAGGCGCTGCGCGCGAATGCCAACGCTGAGCCATACTGGCAGCGGCTGCGCCCCGGTTGCTTCGTTGGCTACGCGCCATCGGCCAAGGGTGGTGACGGAGCGTGGTTTGCCCGAGCCTATGACGCTGACACCAGCCGCTACCAGAAGAAGCGGTTGGGCGCGTTCCCCGGCGTACCCGGCAGCGCCAAGTTCGCAGCGGCGAAGCTGGAGGCGGAGCGCTTTGCGGAATTGACCGAGGCGGGCGGACACACCGAAGAGAAGATCGAGACCGTGGGCGATGCTTGCCGCGCTTACGCCGCCGATCGTCCAGAGACGGCGGCGCGCTTTCGTCGCTATGTGTACGACGATCCTATTGCCAAGCGTCGCCTCGATAAGCTGCGCCGCAAGGACTTGGAGGAGTGGCGTAAGCGGCTGGCGGATCAACCGTCGTTGGTGAGCCGGAACAAAGATGGGGAGCGGCGCACCCGCGACCGCGCGCTGTCCACGATCAATCGCGATATCGCGGTGCTGCGGGCGGCACTCAACCGCGTGCTTCGTCCCGGACTGCCGGGCAGCGCGGGCGCGTGGCAAGAGGCGTTGAAGGCGCATAGCAATGCCGATGGTCGGCGCACCCTGTATCTCGACCGGGCGCAGCGGCGTAGCTTGCTCGACCACCTCGACGCTGAGGCAGCGCCGTTCGTCAAAGCGCTGTGCCTGCTGCCGATGCGTCCGGGCGCGATGGCGGCCCTTGATGCGGGCAGCTTCGACAAGCGCACTTCCGAACTGACTATCGGCAAGGACAAGGCTGGCAAGGCTCGGCGGATCAAGGTTCCGGTGGAGGCCGCGAAGCTACTGGCGTCACAGATCGCCGGGAAGTTGCCTACGGCTCCCTTATTTATGCGGGCCAACGGCAGCCGGTGGAACAAGGACAATTGGAAGCAGCCGATCGGAAAGGCGGTTGCAGCGGCGGGGCTGCCCTCCAACGCCACCGCGTACACGTTGCGGCATAGCACCATCACCGACTTGGTTTCGGCTGGCCTGCCGTTGCTCACCATCGCGCAGATTTCCGGCACAAGTGCGGAGATGATCGAACGTCACTATGGGCATCTCGCAAGCGACGCCGCCCTCAACGCGCTAAGCGGGTTGGCACTGTAA
- a CDS encoding ImmA/IrrE family metallo-endopeptidase: MSPEWNRLDPAVRAQIEAFQDAPPVRLPELARALGVPIKAATLGPGISGEIRPDDGGGFVIRINRHDPAKRQRFTVAHELAHYLLHRDEIGTGIEDDVLYRSSLSDRREQQANRLAADILMPGELLAEAREAAEEKGVGDVVLYLADLFAVSEAAMRIKVGQ, translated from the coding sequence ATGAGTCCGGAATGGAACAGGCTGGACCCTGCCGTCCGCGCCCAGATTGAGGCGTTTCAAGATGCGCCGCCGGTGAGGCTACCCGAGCTAGCGCGTGCCTTGGGCGTGCCTATCAAGGCCGCGACGTTGGGGCCGGGCATATCCGGTGAAATCCGACCTGACGACGGCGGGGGCTTTGTGATTCGGATCAACCGGCACGACCCTGCCAAGCGGCAGCGGTTCACCGTGGCGCACGAGCTTGCGCACTACCTCTTGCACCGGGACGAGATTGGCACCGGGATTGAGGATGACGTGCTGTACCGGTCAAGCTTGTCCGATCGCCGTGAGCAGCAGGCGAATCGCTTGGCAGCGGACATTCTGATGCCGGGAGAGCTATTGGCAGAAGCTCGTGAGGCAGCGGAAGAGAAAGGCGTCGGCGACGTGGTTCTATATCTTGCTGACCTGTTTGCGGTTTCCGAAGCCGCGATGCGCATCAAGGTGGGGCAATAA
- the clpB gene encoding ATP-dependent chaperone ClpB, which produces MNLEKFTDRARGFLQSAQTVAIRLSHQQIAPEHLLKALLEDEQGMASGLIRSAGGDPQRALTETDAALAKIPAVSGSGAQNQPGLSADAVRVLDQAEQIAQKAGDSYVTVERLLVALALSLNTAAGKALKAAGATPEALNAAIVQLRGGRTADTQSAEDRYDALKKFARDLTQAARDGKLDPVIGRDEEIRRTIQVLARRTKNNPVLIGEPGVGKTAIAEGLSLRIANGDVPDGLKDKTLMALDMGALIAGAKYRGEFEERLKGVIDEVKQAEGDIILFIDEMHTLIGAGKGDGAMDASNLLKPALARGELHCVGATTLDEYRKHVEKDPALQRRFQPVFVGEPTVEDTISILRGLKEKYELHHGVRITDGALVSAATLSNRYITDRFLPDKAIDLMDEAASRIRMEVESKPEEIETLDRRILRLKIEREGLKRETDAASLDRLETLEGELANWEQQSAELTARWQAEKDKIAGEAKLKEQLDAARLELEQAQRQGDLAKAGELSYGRIPALERELAEAAGATKGAMLREEVTSDDIAGVVSRWTGVPVDRMLEGEREKLLRMEEVIGRRVIGQADAVRAVSTAVRRARAGLQDPNRPLGSFLFLGPTGVGKTELTKALAEFLFDDANAMVRIDMSEFMEKHAVARLIGAPPGYVGYEEGGVLTEAVRRRPYQVVLFDEVEKAHSDVFNVLLQVLDDGRLTDGQGRTVDFSNTLIILTSNLGSQYLANMGEGEDVATVEPQVMDVVRAHFRPEFLNRLDEIILFHRLGQAHMGPIVDIQVGRVGKLLADRKVTLDLTDAARAWLGRVGYDPVYGARPLKRAVQRHLQDPLAELILRGEVKDGATVHVDEGDGRLALSVG; this is translated from the coding sequence ATGAACCTAGAGAAATTCACCGACCGCGCACGCGGCTTCCTTCAGTCGGCACAGACCGTCGCGATCCGGCTGTCGCATCAGCAGATCGCGCCCGAGCACCTGCTGAAGGCGCTGCTGGAGGACGAGCAGGGCATGGCGTCCGGACTGATCCGGTCCGCCGGCGGCGACCCGCAGCGCGCGCTGACCGAAACCGACGCCGCGCTGGCGAAGATCCCCGCGGTATCCGGCTCGGGCGCACAGAACCAGCCCGGCCTGTCCGCCGATGCGGTCCGCGTGCTCGATCAGGCGGAGCAGATCGCGCAGAAGGCCGGCGACAGCTATGTCACCGTCGAGCGGCTGCTGGTCGCGCTCGCGCTGTCGCTCAATACCGCGGCGGGCAAGGCGCTGAAGGCCGCAGGCGCGACGCCCGAGGCGCTCAATGCCGCGATCGTCCAGCTGCGCGGCGGCCGCACCGCCGATACGCAGTCGGCCGAGGATCGCTACGACGCGCTCAAGAAGTTCGCGCGCGACCTGACGCAGGCGGCGCGCGACGGCAAGCTGGACCCGGTGATCGGCCGCGACGAGGAAATCCGCCGCACGATCCAGGTGCTGGCGCGCCGCACCAAGAACAATCCGGTCCTGATCGGCGAACCCGGCGTCGGCAAGACCGCGATCGCCGAGGGCCTGAGCTTGCGCATCGCCAACGGCGACGTGCCCGACGGCCTCAAGGACAAGACGCTGATGGCGCTCGACATGGGCGCGCTGATCGCGGGCGCGAAATACCGCGGCGAGTTCGAGGAGCGGCTGAAGGGCGTCATCGACGAGGTGAAGCAGGCCGAGGGCGACATCATCCTCTTCATCGACGAGATGCACACGCTGATCGGCGCGGGCAAGGGCGACGGCGCGATGGATGCGTCCAACCTGCTCAAGCCCGCCCTCGCGCGCGGCGAGCTGCACTGCGTCGGCGCGACCACGCTCGACGAATATCGCAAGCATGTCGAGAAGGACCCCGCGCTCCAGCGGCGCTTCCAGCCCGTCTTCGTGGGCGAGCCCACGGTCGAGGATACGATCAGCATCCTGCGCGGGCTCAAGGAGAAGTACGAGCTGCACCACGGCGTGCGCATCACCGATGGTGCGCTGGTGTCCGCCGCGACGCTGTCGAACCGCTACATCACCGACCGCTTCCTGCCCGACAAGGCGATCGACCTGATGGACGAGGCCGCCAGCCGCATCCGCATGGAGGTGGAGAGCAAGCCCGAGGAGATCGAGACGCTCGACCGCCGCATCCTGCGCCTCAAGATCGAGCGCGAGGGGTTGAAGCGCGAGACCGATGCCGCCTCGCTCGACCGGCTGGAGACGCTGGAGGGCGAGCTCGCCAACTGGGAGCAGCAGTCCGCCGAGCTGACGGCGCGCTGGCAGGCGGAAAAGGACAAGATCGCGGGCGAGGCGAAGCTGAAGGAGCAGCTCGACGCCGCGCGGCTGGAACTGGAGCAGGCGCAGCGCCAGGGCGACCTCGCCAAGGCGGGCGAGCTCTCCTACGGCCGCATTCCCGCGCTGGAACGCGAGCTGGCGGAGGCGGCGGGCGCGACCAAGGGCGCGATGCTGCGCGAGGAAGTGACCAGCGACGATATCGCCGGCGTCGTCAGCCGCTGGACCGGGGTGCCGGTCGACCGCATGCTGGAGGGCGAGCGCGAGAAGCTGCTGCGCATGGAGGAGGTGATCGGCCGGCGCGTCATCGGGCAGGCCGATGCGGTGCGCGCCGTCTCCACCGCGGTGCGCCGCGCCCGCGCAGGCCTTCAGGACCCCAACCGGCCGCTGGGCAGCTTCCTGTTCCTGGGCCCCACCGGCGTCGGCAAGACCGAACTGACCAAGGCGCTGGCGGAGTTCCTGTTCGACGACGCCAATGCGATGGTCCGCATCGACATGAGCGAGTTCATGGAGAAGCACGCCGTCGCCCGCCTGATCGGCGCCCCCCCGGGCTATGTCGGTTACGAGGAAGGCGGCGTGCTGACCGAGGCGGTGCGGCGCCGTCCCTATCAGGTCGTGCTGTTCGACGAGGTGGAGAAGGCGCATTCCGACGTCTTCAACGTCCTGCTGCAGGTGCTGGACGACGGTCGCCTGACCGACGGACAGGGGCGCACGGTCGACTTCTCGAACACGCTCATCATCCTGACGTCGAACCTGGGCAGCCAGTATCTGGCCAACATGGGCGAGGGTGAGGACGTGGCCACCGTCGAGCCGCAGGTGATGGACGTGGTGCGCGCGCACTTCCGCCCGGAATTCCTCAACCGGCTGGACGAGATCATCCTGTTCCACCGGCTGGGGCAGGCGCACATGGGGCCGATCGTCGACATCCAGGTGGGCCGCGTCGGCAAGCTGCTGGCGGACCGCAAGGTGACGCTCGACCTGACCGATGCCGCGCGCGCGTGGCTCGGCCGCGTCGGCTACGATCCCGTCTACGGCGCGCGTCCGTTGAAGCGCGCGGTCCAGCGCCACCTCCAGGACCCGCTCGCCGAGCTGATCCTGCGGGGCGAGGTGAAGGACGGGGCGACGGTCCATGTCGACGAGGGCGACGGCCGGCTCGCGCTGTCGGTGGGGTGA
- the nth gene encoding endonuclease III: protein MKKADIVEFYRRLAEANPHPETELESVNTFTLLVAVVLSAQATDAGVNKATRRLFAEVDTPEKMVALGLDALRHHIRTIGLFNTKAKNVIALSEALIRDHGGAVPADRDALEKLPGVGRKTANVVMNVAFGAETFAVDTHIFRVGNRTGLARGKTVLAVERALDRATPAPFRVHAHHWLILHGRYVCKARRPECWRCIEIDLCAFKPKTPAPAPRSAARNAGKGE from the coding sequence GTGAAAAAAGCCGATATCGTCGAATTCTACCGGCGGCTGGCGGAGGCGAACCCGCACCCGGAGACCGAGCTGGAATCGGTCAACACCTTCACCCTGCTGGTCGCCGTCGTGCTCTCCGCGCAGGCGACCGACGCCGGGGTCAACAAGGCGACGCGGCGGCTGTTCGCCGAGGTCGATACGCCCGAGAAGATGGTGGCGCTCGGCCTCGACGCGCTGAGGCACCACATCAGGACGATCGGGCTGTTCAATACCAAGGCCAAGAACGTCATCGCGCTCAGCGAGGCGCTGATCCGCGACCACGGCGGCGCGGTGCCCGCCGACCGCGACGCGCTGGAAAAGCTGCCCGGGGTGGGGCGAAAGACCGCCAATGTCGTCATGAACGTCGCCTTCGGGGCGGAGACGTTCGCCGTCGACACCCACATCTTCCGCGTCGGCAACCGCACCGGGCTGGCCAGGGGAAAGACGGTGCTGGCGGTCGAGAGGGCACTCGACAGGGCGACCCCCGCCCCCTTCCGCGTCCATGCGCACCACTGGCTGATCCTGCACGGTCGCTACGTCTGCAAGGCGCGACGGCCCGAATGCTGGCGATGCATCGAGATCGACCTGTGCGCGTTCAAGCCCAAGACCCCGGCGCCCGCCCCCCGATCCGCAGCGAGGAACGCCGGCAAGGGAGAGTGA